One genomic region from SAR92 clade bacterium H455 encodes:
- a CDS encoding DUF1145 domain-containing protein, producing the protein MNKVIAFNKLLLLGFWLVFTVNIFMPLAGAADQWVMLIGLAMLIVHLIEFFVMRKRLQSHGHSGLMNFAWVMLFGLFYWKPLLRD; encoded by the coding sequence ATGAATAAAGTTATCGCCTTTAATAAGCTTCTATTGTTGGGCTTCTGGTTAGTCTTCACGGTTAATATTTTTATGCCATTGGCAGGTGCTGCGGATCAGTGGGTAATGTTAATTGGTCTGGCGATGCTGATTGTGCATTTGATTGAGTTTTTCGTTATGCGCAAGCGGCTGCAAAGTCATGGCCACTCAGGTTTGATGAATTTTGCTTGGGTTATGTTGTTCGGTCTCTTTTATTGGAAGCCGCTGCTGCGCGATTAA
- a CDS encoding ABC transporter permease, whose protein sequence is MTSQQKWIAFITIVRREIQRFLRIWPQTLLPPVITIVLYFVIFGTLIGSRIGEMSGLPYIQFVAPGLIMMSVITNSYSNVVSSFFGSKFQRNIEELLVSPVPSWIILSGYVVGGMSRGLGVGLIVTILSLYFADFSIHSLPVTIAIVLMTSLMFSLAGLINAIFARNFDDISIIPTFVLTPLIYLGGVFYSIDMLGEFWGGVSQINPILYMVNAFRYGIAGISDINIVWAFTMVTLFCVLLFIVALNLLDKGSRLRS, encoded by the coding sequence ATGACTAGCCAGCAAAAATGGATTGCCTTTATCACCATAGTGCGCCGCGAGATTCAGCGTTTTTTACGCATCTGGCCTCAGACTCTATTGCCACCAGTGATCACTATCGTGCTCTACTTTGTGATTTTCGGCACCCTGATCGGCTCGCGCATTGGCGAAATGTCCGGTCTGCCTTATATACAGTTTGTCGCGCCCGGCCTGATTATGATGTCGGTGATCACCAACTCTTATTCCAATGTAGTGTCCTCATTCTTTGGTTCCAAGTTCCAGCGCAATATTGAAGAGCTGTTGGTCTCACCTGTACCCAGCTGGATTATTCTCTCTGGTTACGTGGTCGGCGGCATGAGTCGCGGTCTCGGTGTGGGCTTAATTGTCACGATTCTGTCGCTGTATTTTGCTGACTTCAGCATTCACAGCCTGCCGGTGACCATTGCCATTGTGCTGATGACGTCGTTGATGTTCTCCCTGGCTGGATTAATTAACGCCATCTTTGCCCGCAACTTTGACGATATTTCGATTATCCCGACCTTTGTACTGACGCCGCTGATCTATCTGGGTGGCGTATTTTACTCCATCGATATGCTTGGCGAGTTCTGGGGCGGCGTGTCACAGATCAATCCGATACTCTATATGGTCAATGCTTTTCGTTATGGTATCGCCGGTATTAGTGACATCAATATTGTCTGGGCCTTCACTATGGTCACACTGTTCTGTGTGCTGTTATTTATCGTGGCGCTGAATCTGCTAGACAAAGGTTCGAGGTTGCGCAGCTAA
- a CDS encoding adenylate/guanylate cyclase domain-containing protein, giving the protein MTWKAFIYPSPKLQELYRLALCICGVSILLGAWRDIGYHSGLLAALPALFIYQFGSYLTTQPRISTLNRQRLSLAMEFSDGLLTGLLIALTAFEPIITLALGVAFLVTIVGAMKATAPLDLFGLFLGALLGFWLLPFSVAVSTPVQLLVTCTGFAYCLFNVNMARQTHFMLAEQHESVLRQNDWLTLRTFHLSKYLSPALRKAILTGKDVKAGTQEKTLTVFFSDMEGFTKLAEELDPEQLTSLLNTYLTEMSEIAFRFGGTVDKVIGDAIMVFFGDPESRGVRADALSCVSMAVAMQQAMRELQARWRAEGIANPPALRMGINSGPCKVGNFGTENRLDYTLLGRTVNLASRLESAAASNEILISKDTYVLIADAVDCTDKGQISVKGFAAPVNAFSVTDLHKNIAIKQANEGRRLAESVQPRALPQEI; this is encoded by the coding sequence ATGACATGGAAAGCATTTATCTATCCCTCGCCAAAGTTGCAGGAGCTCTATCGGCTGGCACTCTGTATATGTGGTGTAAGCATATTACTCGGAGCCTGGCGTGACATCGGCTATCACTCAGGACTTTTAGCCGCACTGCCGGCGCTATTTATCTATCAGTTCGGCAGCTACCTAACCACTCAACCAAGGATCTCGACACTCAATCGTCAGCGCTTGTCACTGGCCATGGAATTCAGCGATGGGCTTCTCACTGGTCTGTTAATTGCCCTGACGGCATTTGAGCCGATTATCACTCTGGCACTGGGGGTAGCCTTTTTGGTCACCATAGTCGGCGCCATGAAAGCCACTGCCCCGCTAGATCTATTCGGTTTGTTTCTCGGCGCCCTGCTGGGCTTCTGGCTACTGCCATTTTCGGTTGCGGTATCCACACCGGTGCAACTATTAGTCACCTGTACCGGTTTTGCCTACTGCCTGTTCAACGTCAATATGGCTCGGCAGACCCATTTTATGCTGGCCGAACAGCATGAATCGGTACTCAGGCAAAATGATTGGCTCACGCTGCGCACCTTTCATCTGTCGAAATATCTCTCCCCAGCACTGCGCAAAGCCATACTCACAGGCAAGGATGTCAAAGCTGGCACTCAGGAAAAAACCCTGACTGTGTTTTTCTCCGATATGGAGGGTTTTACGAAACTGGCTGAAGAGCTGGATCCGGAGCAGCTCACTTCACTGCTGAATACCTATTTAACCGAGATGTCTGAGATCGCCTTTCGTTTTGGCGGCACTGTGGACAAAGTGATAGGCGACGCCATTATGGTGTTTTTTGGTGATCCAGAAAGCCGTGGTGTGCGCGCCGATGCGTTGAGCTGTGTATCCATGGCCGTGGCCATGCAACAGGCCATGAGAGAGTTGCAGGCTCGCTGGCGAGCAGAGGGTATTGCCAATCCACCGGCTCTGCGCATGGGTATCAATAGTGGGCCCTGCAAGGTGGGTAATTTTGGTACCGAAAATCGCCTCGACTACACCCTACTGGGCCGCACAGTAAACCTTGCCAGTCGTCTTGAATCTGCCGCGGCGAGCAATGAAATTTTGATCTCCAAAGACACCTATGTATTGATTGCAGACGCGGTTGATTGCACCGATAAGGGGCAGATCAGCGTCAAGGGATTTGCCGCGCCAGTAAATGCCTTTAGCGTCACCGACCTGCACAAAAACATTGCCATTAAACAGGCCAATGAAGGTCGGCGGCTGGCCGAAAGCGTTCAGCCTCGAGCCCTACCTCAAGAAATATAA
- the queF gene encoding NADPH-dependent 7-cyano-7-deazaguanine reductase QueF (Catalyzes the NADPH-dependent reduction of 7-cyano-7-deazaguanine (preQ0) to 7-aminomethyl-7-deazaguanine (preQ1) in queuosine biosynthesis), translating into MADYSNTELGKDTVYSTSYDPALLDPIPRATAREQLETVGGPLPDFIGVDLWTGFEVSWLNTYGMPQVAIVEFLVPCTSINIVESKSFKLYLNSFNQTQFESQQAVQECMTADLSAAAQGDVEIIFYQLAEYNGFRPVTEPQGQCLDQQHIAVDCYTPNPDFLVLDKVGDEGKVVTETVYSHLLRTNCPVTDQPDWASVYIGYQGAQIDRAGLLKYLVSFRQHQDFHEQCVEKIYADIMQRCQPEQLDVYARYMRRGGLDINPFRSSRYPFPPSHRQVRQ; encoded by the coding sequence ATGGCGGATTATTCCAATACTGAGCTGGGTAAGGACACGGTTTACAGCACCAGCTATGATCCTGCGCTGCTGGACCCGATTCCTCGCGCCACTGCCCGTGAGCAGTTAGAAACGGTTGGCGGCCCCTTGCCAGACTTTATTGGCGTCGATCTCTGGACTGGCTTTGAAGTCTCTTGGCTAAATACCTATGGCATGCCCCAGGTGGCCATTGTTGAGTTTCTGGTGCCCTGTACCAGCATCAATATAGTGGAGTCGAAGTCTTTTAAGCTCTACCTGAACTCCTTTAACCAGACCCAGTTTGAGTCCCAGCAGGCAGTGCAAGAGTGCATGACAGCAGACCTGTCGGCGGCCGCTCAGGGTGATGTGGAAATCATTTTTTATCAGCTGGCTGAATACAACGGCTTTCGACCAGTGACTGAGCCTCAGGGGCAGTGTCTCGATCAGCAGCATATTGCCGTTGATTGCTACACGCCAAACCCAGATTTTCTGGTCCTAGACAAGGTCGGGGACGAGGGTAAGGTGGTCACTGAAACTGTCTACTCCCATCTGCTGAGAACCAACTGTCCGGTCACCGATCAGCCAGATTGGGCGTCGGTTTATATCGGCTATCAGGGGGCGCAGATCGACCGCGCCGGACTGCTCAAATACCTGGTGTCATTTCGTCAGCATCAGGATTTTCACGAGCAGTGTGTGGAGAAAATCTACGCCGATATTATGCAGCGTTGCCAGCCAGAGCAGCTCGATGTCTATGCTCGCTATATGCGTCGCGGCGGCTTGGATATCAACCCGTTTCGCAGCAGTCGTTATCCTTTCCCGCCAAGTCATAGGCAAGTTAGACAGTAA
- the gcvP gene encoding aminomethyl-transferring glycine dehydrogenase, producing the protein MLQKTRSLTDLENAAEFIARHIGPSADDQQKMLSSLGCSSLQELTSQVVPEAIAMTQPLDIIDGCSEAQALAELREIAAHNKVFRSFIGQGYYNTITPNVVQRNILENPAWYTAYTPYQPEISQGRLEALINFQTMITDLTGMEMSNASMLDEGTAAAEAMSLCQRMSKSKSLRFFVDSDCLPQTIEVIKTRAEPVGIEVIVGNPDQLPENLFGALFQYPGASGEIRSFREVIKQVQEQGALVVMAADILSLVLLESPGSLGADVVIGSTQRFGVPLGFGGPHAAYMSTREAFKRNLPGRLVGLSQDANGDPAYRLALQTREQHIRREKATSNICTAQVLLAVIAGMYAVYHGPDGLQRIARRVNLMTSVLAQGLTLHGIKPTNSHWFDTLTLDTGSRTEEILKSAAAHEVNLRRIDENTLGLSLDETVTRADISLLWTILIGEHNIDIDDLADQAIDSVPSELIRTESFLTHPTFNLYHSETEMLRYLRKLSDKDIALDRAMIPLGSCTMKLNATAEMLPITWPEFSTMHPFAPADQTQGYRLMIDQLEDMLCASTGYDAMSLQPNAGSQGEYAGLLAIRGYHESRGDSDRNVCLIPSSAHGTNPASAQMCGMKVVVVKCDDQGNVDVDDLIAKAELHSSKLSAIMVTYPSTHGVFEERIGEICEIVHDHGGQVYIDGANLNAMVGVCQPGKFGGDVSHLNLHKTFCIPHGGGGPGVGPIGVGAHLAPFMPRETPDGDRQGAKVSAAPYGSASILPITWMYIRMMGRSGLKQATEMAILNANYIATRLQDDYEILYTGAQGRIAHECILDVRSIKDEVGISVDDIAKRLIDFGFHAPTMSFPVAGTLMIEPTESESKAEIDRFCDAMIAIKHEINQVAAGQLELADNPLVHAPHTAEVVGADEWTRSYSRSQAAYPLSSLRQNKYWPPVGRLDHVFGDRNLICSCPSISDYETDDD; encoded by the coding sequence ATGTTACAGAAGACACGCAGTTTGACTGATCTGGAAAATGCAGCCGAGTTTATCGCCCGTCATATAGGCCCCAGCGCCGATGACCAGCAGAAGATGCTCAGCTCCTTGGGTTGCAGCAGCCTTCAGGAATTGACCAGCCAAGTGGTTCCCGAAGCCATCGCCATGACTCAGCCCCTCGATATAATAGATGGCTGCAGTGAAGCTCAGGCACTGGCCGAACTGCGCGAAATCGCCGCCCACAACAAAGTGTTCCGCAGCTTTATTGGTCAGGGTTACTACAACACCATTACCCCCAATGTAGTGCAGCGCAATATCCTTGAAAACCCCGCCTGGTACACAGCCTATACGCCGTACCAGCCAGAGATTTCTCAGGGTCGTCTGGAAGCTTTAATCAACTTCCAAACCATGATCACCGACCTTACCGGTATGGAGATGTCCAACGCCTCTATGCTCGACGAAGGCACAGCCGCAGCAGAGGCCATGTCCCTCTGCCAGCGCATGTCCAAGTCTAAGTCCCTGCGCTTCTTTGTCGACAGTGACTGCCTGCCCCAGACAATCGAAGTCATCAAAACCCGCGCTGAGCCCGTCGGCATTGAAGTGATTGTCGGCAATCCAGATCAGCTGCCAGAAAATTTGTTTGGTGCACTGTTTCAGTATCCCGGTGCCAGCGGTGAAATCCGCAGCTTCCGTGAAGTCATTAAACAGGTGCAAGAGCAGGGTGCTCTTGTGGTTATGGCAGCCGATATCCTCAGTCTGGTGCTACTCGAGTCCCCCGGCTCCCTGGGCGCAGATGTGGTTATCGGCTCGACCCAACGCTTTGGTGTACCCCTCGGATTTGGTGGGCCACACGCCGCCTATATGTCCACTCGCGAAGCCTTCAAGCGCAACTTGCCCGGACGTTTGGTCGGTCTCTCTCAAGACGCCAATGGCGACCCTGCCTATAGATTGGCACTGCAGACCCGCGAGCAACATATCCGCCGCGAGAAGGCCACTTCCAATATCTGTACCGCACAGGTGCTACTGGCAGTTATCGCTGGCATGTACGCGGTTTACCACGGCCCTGACGGACTGCAGCGCATAGCGCGACGAGTCAACCTGATGACCTCTGTATTGGCTCAGGGTTTGACATTACATGGCATTAAGCCAACCAATAGTCACTGGTTTGATACTTTGACTCTGGACACTGGCAGCCGCACAGAAGAGATTCTGAAAAGCGCTGCAGCCCATGAAGTTAACCTCCGTCGCATCGATGAAAACACCTTGGGTTTGTCGTTGGATGAAACTGTAACCCGCGCTGATATCAGCCTGCTGTGGACGATCCTAATTGGCGAACACAATATTGATATAGACGATCTCGCCGACCAAGCCATAGACTCCGTGCCCAGCGAGTTAATCCGCACCGAGAGCTTCCTGACTCACCCCACGTTTAACCTCTATCATTCTGAAACTGAAATGCTGCGCTACCTGCGCAAACTATCAGACAAGGATATAGCCCTGGATCGCGCAATGATCCCCCTCGGTTCCTGCACCATGAAGCTCAACGCCACCGCCGAGATGTTGCCGATCACCTGGCCTGAATTTTCCACCATGCACCCCTTTGCGCCAGCTGATCAAACTCAGGGTTATCGACTGATGATCGACCAGCTAGAAGATATGCTCTGTGCCTCCACTGGCTACGACGCCATGTCATTGCAGCCCAACGCTGGCTCCCAGGGCGAATACGCCGGACTGTTGGCCATTCGTGGTTACCACGAAAGCCGCGGCGACAGCGATCGTAACGTCTGCCTGATCCCCAGCTCAGCCCACGGCACCAACCCTGCCTCGGCACAGATGTGTGGCATGAAAGTAGTAGTGGTGAAATGTGATGATCAGGGTAACGTCGATGTCGACGACCTTATCGCCAAAGCCGAACTACACTCCAGCAAACTCTCCGCGATCATGGTCACCTATCCCTCGACCCACGGTGTCTTTGAAGAGCGAATCGGCGAGATCTGCGAAATTGTTCACGACCACGGCGGCCAAGTCTATATCGACGGCGCCAACCTCAACGCCATGGTTGGTGTCTGCCAGCCCGGCAAGTTCGGCGGCGACGTCTCGCATCTCAATTTGCATAAAACGTTCTGCATCCCGCACGGCGGCGGCGGCCCCGGCGTTGGCCCCATAGGCGTCGGCGCACACCTAGCACCCTTTATGCCCAGAGAAACCCCAGACGGCGACCGTCAAGGCGCAAAGGTATCAGCAGCCCCCTACGGCAGTGCCAGCATCTTGCCTATCACCTGGATGTATATCCGCATGATGGGTCGCAGCGGCCTCAAACAAGCCACTGAAATGGCCATACTCAACGCCAACTACATCGCCACCCGCCTGCAGGACGACTACGAAATTCTCTACACCGGCGCACAGGGACGTATAGCCCACGAATGTATCCTCGACGTACGCTCAATTAAAGACGAGGTCGGCATCAGCGTCGACGATATCGCCAAGCGTCTTATCGACTTCGGCTTCCACGCCCCAACCATGTCATTCCCAGTTGCCGGCACCCTGATGATCGAGCCAACCGAGAGCGAATCAAAAGCCGAGATTGACCGCTTCTGTGACGCCATGATCGCCATCAAACATGAAATCAATCAAGTGGCAGCAGGGCAGCTAGAACTCGCAGACAACCCATTGGTTCACGCCCCTCACACAGCCGAAGTGGTTGGCGCCGACGAGTGGACACGCAGCTACAGCCGCAGTCAGGCAGCCTATCCACTCAGCTCACTGCGTCAAAACAAATACTGGCCACCAGTCGGCCGTCTCGACCATGTATTTGGCGACCGCAACCTAATCTGTTCCTGCCCGTCGATTTCTGACTACGAGACCGACGACGATTAG
- a CDS encoding LysR substrate-binding domain-containing protein, which yields MDLLRAFVSVAQLSSFTKAGELLGRSQPAISLQMQRLEELVDEKLLLRNGKNLELSEAGENLYGYANQILSLNDLAISQLSKSTVEGKIRLGIPSEFATVLMPKIVSRFAKAYPNVTLEVNCELSKGLLSKNGKASHDLILALEDNPSSINSNLVKTDELVWVASVDKPILKTGVVPLIVAAQGCIYRSRAIQTLDQGNQPWQVVYTIPDLTGIQYAIQEGLGVTVLAKSTVPENLKILTPSARFPALGEVGISLISSASNRKNEAVHLLIEFLSTSLA from the coding sequence ATGGACCTACTGCGCGCCTTTGTCTCAGTGGCGCAACTTAGCAGCTTCACCAAGGCCGGTGAGCTGCTGGGCCGCTCGCAACCGGCAATCAGTTTACAGATGCAGCGCCTAGAAGAATTGGTCGACGAAAAACTACTGCTGCGCAATGGCAAAAATCTCGAACTCAGTGAAGCGGGCGAGAATCTATACGGCTACGCAAACCAGATTCTGAGCCTTAATGATCTGGCCATCAGTCAGCTGTCAAAAAGCACAGTGGAGGGCAAAATACGTCTGGGGATTCCCAGTGAATTTGCCACAGTGTTGATGCCTAAAATTGTCAGCCGTTTTGCCAAGGCCTACCCCAATGTCACATTAGAGGTGAATTGCGAACTGAGTAAGGGACTGCTTTCAAAGAATGGTAAGGCGAGCCATGATCTAATTCTGGCACTGGAAGACAATCCCTCCAGTATCAACTCCAACCTGGTTAAGACTGACGAATTAGTCTGGGTAGCCAGTGTCGATAAACCCATACTCAAAACCGGCGTGGTGCCGCTAATTGTCGCAGCCCAGGGCTGTATCTATAGAAGTCGCGCCATCCAAACCCTGGATCAAGGCAATCAGCCCTGGCAGGTTGTCTACACTATTCCGGATTTAACCGGCATCCAATACGCGATACAGGAGGGCTTGGGGGTCACGGTGCTGGCTAAGAGCACGGTGCCAGAGAATCTAAAAATACTGACTCCATCGGCACGCTTTCCAGCTCTTGGGGAGGTGGGTATCAGTTTGATAAGCTCAGCCAGCAATAGAAAAAACGAAGCTGTACATCTGTTGATTGAGTTTTTAAGCACCAGCCTAGCCTAA
- a CDS encoding Ig domain-containing protein: MISRILLISAALLLMSCGGSGSGSSSDSSAGSGTGSSNTGSSNTDIGTVTLAGQTEVWSDQINWTLSATAEGLNSTDVSFQLAADNSGLEIDSTTGLIQGVVTTAGVYDLVITAEDSAGGSAAESFSFTSNAFIAGHWLMDLPSSNEQLLLIISRNGRASITKSSAVGEIDTICNGQLTILGDAVSGSLGCVDAELNRFALPASGTVVAGSSITLSDFSFADALGDALVEGQFLFQTQAEVFNFGTIVPGVYAEYSDIASGISLVKVTADGSLTAMMPSDVGFQNKNSRCGLSGSLEADVIFADYEIESLKSALQVFEANITLTDCDLGSTALDSLNYNQTQASALGASVLDTLADAQSFNLYFPGSGNSNESQNAGYFRYVQLCDESNQLTAIAALLKDDSEQFSIIACPVEEG; encoded by the coding sequence ATGATTTCTCGAATTTTACTAATATCTGCAGCACTGTTATTAATGTCATGCGGCGGCTCAGGCTCAGGTTCAAGTAGTGATTCAAGTGCCGGTTCAGGCACAGGCTCGTCAAATACAGGCTCGTCAAATACAGACATAGGCACAGTCACTCTAGCAGGACAGACTGAAGTCTGGTCAGATCAAATTAATTGGACTCTCAGTGCTACAGCCGAGGGCCTAAATAGTACGGATGTTTCATTTCAACTCGCTGCTGATAATTCGGGCCTAGAGATAGATTCAACCACTGGTTTGATTCAGGGAGTGGTGACTACTGCTGGTGTTTATGACCTGGTAATCACTGCCGAAGACAGCGCCGGAGGATCCGCCGCCGAATCCTTTAGCTTCACCAGCAACGCCTTTATTGCTGGTCACTGGCTTATGGATTTACCGTCGAGCAACGAACAACTACTCTTAATTATCTCGCGCAATGGTCGCGCCAGTATTACCAAATCTTCCGCTGTGGGTGAGATTGACACTATCTGTAATGGCCAGCTGACGATTCTCGGTGACGCTGTTTCCGGATCCCTGGGCTGTGTCGATGCCGAGCTAAATCGCTTTGCACTGCCTGCCTCCGGGACTGTGGTTGCAGGCAGCAGTATTACATTGAGCGACTTTTCGTTTGCAGACGCTCTTGGGGATGCTCTTGTAGAAGGCCAGTTTTTGTTTCAAACCCAAGCCGAGGTCTTTAACTTTGGCACCATAGTGCCGGGCGTCTATGCAGAGTATTCCGATATTGCCTCAGGTATCTCTCTGGTCAAGGTAACCGCTGACGGCAGCTTGACGGCAATGATGCCGAGCGACGTGGGCTTTCAAAACAAGAATAGCCGCTGCGGGCTCTCTGGTAGTCTCGAGGCGGATGTGATTTTTGCCGACTATGAAATTGAGTCTCTAAAAAGTGCGTTGCAGGTGTTTGAGGCAAATATTACCTTAACCGATTGCGACCTCGGCAGTACTGCACTAGACAGTCTCAATTACAATCAGACTCAAGCCTCTGCTCTGGGTGCAAGCGTCCTCGATACCCTCGCGGATGCCCAGTCTTTTAACCTTTATTTCCCCGGCAGCGGTAATAGCAATGAGTCTCAGAATGCAGGGTATTTCCGTTATGTGCAGCTCTGTGATGAGTCCAATCAGCTCACTGCCATTGCAGCCCTGTTGAAGGACGACTCTGAGCAGTTTTCAATTATTGCCTGTCCAGTGGAAGAGGGCTAG
- the gcvT gene encoding glycine cleavage system aminomethyltransferase GcvT, whose protein sequence is MSTDAEIQKTVFYDYHLAAGGKMVPFAGYLMPVQYSSGIMQEHLHCRDNAGLFDVSHMGQIIVEGEGAAEALEKLMPVDLESLGINQQTYATLTNEQGGVMDDLIVTRWAENVFFLIVNAGCKIQDLEHIRSHLPGFAVRYLGERGLLALQGLRAKEIMAELSPEANRLVFMNGCHSSIDGIECYITRSGYTGEDGFEISVDPSDAHRLADKLLSYDLVNWIGLGARDSLRLEAGLCLYGHDMNETTSPVEAGIIWSISKSRRVDGAKAGGFLGAETILAQIANGVSKKRVGFLVDGRAPVREGAEIVDQAGNVVGAITSGGFGPTLQAPVAMGYVAIEFAPVGTKLNALVRGRSLPITVTKMPLVEQRYFRG, encoded by the coding sequence ATGTCGACAGATGCCGAAATACAGAAAACCGTTTTCTATGATTATCACCTTGCTGCAGGTGGCAAAATGGTGCCCTTTGCTGGCTACCTGATGCCCGTGCAATACAGCAGTGGCATTATGCAAGAGCACCTGCACTGCAGAGACAATGCCGGTCTGTTTGATGTTTCCCATATGGGTCAGATTATTGTCGAAGGGGAAGGGGCAGCCGAGGCTCTGGAAAAACTTATGCCGGTGGATCTCGAATCTCTGGGCATCAACCAGCAGACCTACGCCACTCTGACCAATGAGCAGGGCGGAGTGATGGACGATTTGATTGTCACTCGCTGGGCCGAAAATGTCTTTTTTCTGATTGTTAATGCCGGCTGCAAAATCCAAGACCTCGAGCATATCCGCAGCCATTTACCTGGATTTGCTGTTCGCTACCTCGGTGAGCGCGGCCTACTGGCACTGCAGGGCTTGCGCGCCAAGGAGATTATGGCCGAGCTGTCCCCTGAAGCAAATAGACTGGTATTTATGAATGGCTGTCACAGCAGCATCGACGGCATTGAATGTTATATCACTCGCTCTGGTTACACCGGCGAAGACGGCTTTGAAATTTCCGTAGACCCCAGCGATGCTCACAGGCTCGCCGACAAGCTGCTCAGTTATGACCTAGTCAATTGGATTGGTCTCGGCGCAAGGGACTCACTGCGCCTTGAGGCAGGCCTCTGCCTCTACGGCCACGACATGAATGAGACCACCTCACCAGTAGAGGCGGGCATTATTTGGAGCATCAGCAAATCCCGTCGTGTTGATGGCGCCAAAGCCGGTGGCTTTTTAGGTGCCGAAACCATATTGGCTCAGATCGCCAATGGCGTCAGCAAGAAGCGTGTTGGTTTTTTGGTCGATGGTCGCGCCCCGGTTCGCGAAGGTGCAGAGATTGTCGACCAGGCTGGCAATGTAGTCGGCGCAATCACCAGCGGCGGCTTTGGCCCAACCCTGCAGGCCCCCGTGGCCATGGGTTATGTGGCCATCGAATTTGCTCCAGTGGGGACCAAGCTCAATGCATTGGTGCGAGGGCGATCACTGCCGATTACCGTGACCAAAATGCCGTTGGTCGAGCAGCGCTATTTTCGAGGCTAA